The following proteins are encoded in a genomic region of Sphaeramia orbicularis chromosome 2, fSphaOr1.1, whole genome shotgun sequence:
- the LOC115435188 gene encoding OX-2 membrane glycoprotein-like has product MSHQRVVCLLLCFGAVIKGVNAQVRNTSVKVGGEAFLNCHLMKSEDVVRVTWQKISPQINLAISDKYFNQTVNPAFRDKVEFKDAGLQNSTIIIKNVKQQDEGCYNCLFNIQHQRAIICKTCLQIYELNEPVLHVSKSSSTAEFIVSCSATGRPAPTVTLSVQGQNFSHTSTVRVPNTNGTVTVNTTAVLSGLHRTSTRVRCSVRLAFGSETEVFTTIPGFDEERSPSDSDDSLTRIRVPVVLVCAGAVAVVITSLFKKHMKCLSHSDHEENEDEEVGMELKDTHKTPSTRTPLKEENEVTSTDSLRQRGSAEEHQPRANPEQKTPAVKD; this is encoded by the exons ATGTCCCATCAACGAGTTGTGTGTCTTCTTCTGTGCTTTGGAGCCGTCATTAAAG GTGTAAATGCTCAGGTTCGGAATACTTCAGTGAAGGTAGGAGGTGAAGCCTTCCTCAACTGTCATCTCATGAAATCTGAAGATGTTGTACGAGTCACATGGCAGAAGATTTCACCTCAGATTAATCTGGCCATCAGTGACAAGTACTTTAACCAAACAGTCAATCCAGCGTTCAGAGACAAGGTGGAGTTTAAAGATGCTGGACTGCAGAACAGCACCATAATTATCAAGAATGTGAAGCAGCAGGATGAAGGATGTTATAACTGTCTGTTTAACATCCAACACCAGAGGGCTATCATCTGCAAAACCTGCCTCCAGATCTATG AGCTGAATGAACCTGTTCTACATGTCAGTAAATCGTCCTCTACTGCAGAGTTCAttgtgtcctgttcagccactggtCGACCTGCTCCCACTGTCACTCTGAGTGTCCAGGGACAAAACTTTTCACACACCAGTACCGTCAGAGTCCCCAACACTAACGGTACAGTGACGGTCAACACTACAGCTGTACTGTCAGGTCTGCACAGAACCAGTACTAGAGTTAGATGTTCAGTCCGACTGGCCTTTGGTTCTGAGACAGAGGTGTTTACAACCATTCCTG gtttTGATGAGGAACGTTCACCCAGTGACAGTGATGACA GTTTGACCAGGATCAGAGtgcctgtggttctggtctgtgctgGTGCTGTTGCTGTCGTCATCACATCTTTGTTCAAAAAACATATGAAATG TCTTTCTCACAGTGACCATGAGGAGAATGAAGATGAGGAAGTGGgaatggaactcaaagacactcaCAA AACGCCATCAACCAGAACACCGCTGAAGGAGGAGAATGAAGTAACTTCCACTGATTCTTTGAGGCAGAGGGGATCTGCTGAGGAGCATCAACCAAGGGCCAACCCAGAGCAGAAAACCCCAGCAGTAAAAGACTGA